In the Topomyia yanbarensis strain Yona2022 chromosome 3, ASM3024719v1, whole genome shotgun sequence genome, one interval contains:
- the LOC131687739 gene encoding uncharacterized protein LOC131687739 — protein sequence MALPSRIKPFEVTIENSRLPSEWESWKLDLESFFLAQGVEKQSEKRAQLAYLGGPGLQALLRYLPGIDQVPHVTIDPPYYDVAIRCLDQYFEPFRRKTYERHLFHQIVQQPGERFTDFVMRMRKQIARCNYESSVVDELIADRIAQGCISDELRTKLLQKDRSLEEMITLGTSMAESQQQSKKLGRPVVHQEQEIHAVSKRPFRNGQQITDRQSIYQPRNQQNNRFTCYGCGRRGHTHGSMECPAKHTKCAACGKIGHWAKRCYSSGGQKRRFDNPASYPKAKRIRAVSDEFEKGQSKDYVFYAMGGNVFTFKVGGIQVPMTIDSGSDANIITKEIWEQLKEAKVNIMKATTKVDRSLIGYDSKLPMKICGTFSAEIEAGENKTVAKFYVVENGQRCLLGDHTAKNLKVLKVGFDVDAVEVKPKKPFPKIRGVVIEIPIDHDVQPVQQSYRRPPIAWESKIEEKLKSLMEMDIIEPVPGPSPWVSPVVPVMKDSGEIRLCIDMRRANQAVLRESHPLPLVDELLGSVCGAVRFSKIDIKDAYHQVEISERSRPITTFITKQGLYR from the coding sequence ATGGCGTTGCCAAGCAGAATCAAACCCTTCGAGGTGACCATTGAAAACAGCCGGTTGCCAAGTGAGTGGGAAAGCTGGAAACTAGACTTGGAGTCATTCTTTTTAGCACAAGGTGTAGAGAAGCAATCCGAAAAACGAGCACAGTTAGCCTATCTTGGTGGACCAGGCCTACAAGCGTTACTACGTTACCTCCCGGGAATCGATCAGGTGCCCCACGTAACAATAGATCCGCCATATTATGACGTGGCAATCAGGTGTCTAGATCAATATTTTGAACCTTTTCGTCGGAAGACTTACGAACGTCATCTGTTTCACCAGATTGTGCAACAACCAGGAGAGAGATTCACTGACTTTGTCATGCGAATGCGGAAACAGATCGCAAGGTGCAACTATGAGTCTAGTGTGGTAGATGAACTCATTGCCGATCGAATTGCCCAAGGATGTATTTCAGATGAGTTACGGACAAAATTGCTACAGAAGGACCGCTCTCTGGAAGAAATGATAACGTTGGGTACAAGCATGGCAGAGTCACAGCAACAATCTAAAAAGCTTGGCCGGCCTGTGGTGCACCAAGAGCAGGAAATACATGCCGTATCAAAACGCCCGTTCAGGAATGGTCAACAAATAACAGATCGTCAATCTATTTATCAACCCAGAAACCAACAAAATAATCGGTTCACCTGTTATGGATGCGGTCGTCGAGGCCATACGCATGGAAGCATGGAGTGTCCAGCCAAGCATACTAAATGTGCCGCTTGCGGAAAGATTGGACACTGGGCAAAGCGTTGTTACAGTAGCGGTGGACAGAAGCGTCGATTCGACAACCCAGCGTCATATCCTAAGGCTAAACGAATCCGTGCGGTATCAGACGAATTCGAAAAAGGACAGTCGAAAGACTATGTATTTTATGCGATGGGGGGCAATGTTTTTACGTTCAAAGTGGGAGGAATTCAGGTACCTATGACCATTGACTCCGGATCAGACGCAAACATCATTACTAAGGAAATATGGGAACAATTAAAAGAGGCTAAAGTGAACATAATGAAGGCAACTACAAAGGTGGACAGGTCACTTATTGGCTATGATAGCAAACTACCGATGAAAATTTGCGGAACCTTCAGTGCAGAGATAGAGGCAGGAGAAAATAAAACGGTTGCAAAATTCTATGTAGTCGAAAATGGACAACGTTGTTTACTCGGCGATCATACAGCGAAAAATCTCAAGGTACTAAAAGTTGGGTTTGATGTGGATGCAGTTGAAGTAAAACCAAAGAAACCATTTCCAAAAATTCGAGGCGTGGTGATCGAGATACCAATCGACCACGACGTTCAGCCGGTGCAACAGTCTTACAGAAGGCCTCCGATTGCTTGGGAAtccaaaatagaagaaaaattgAAATCTTTAATGGAAATGGACATCATTGAACCGGTCCCAGGTCCCTCCCCATGGGTATCACCAGTCGTTCCAGTGATGAAAGACTCAGGAGAGATTCGTTTATGCATAGACATGCGTAGGGCCAATCAAGCGGTGCTGCGCGAATCACATCCATTGCCTCTAGTAGACGAGCTGCTTGGATCTGTCTGCGGGGCCGTGAGATTCTCTAAAATCGACATCAAAGACGCGTACCATCAGGTTGAGATATCGGAACGATCGAGACCAATAACCACTTTCATAACCAAACAGGGTCTTTACAGGTAG